A DNA window from Thermosynechococcaceae cyanobacterium Okahandja contains the following coding sequences:
- the grpE gene encoding nucleotide exchange factor GrpE, with product MSDETITNAAPETPAEAIASEAAETAESPETVEPTVEAASAAEPTTVEDRAELLEKIAALEAAQVSLSQVVEERNTQYMRLAADFENFRKRTQREKEELELQIKCKTISELLPVVDSFELARTHIQTATEAEEKIHRSYQGVYKQLVDCLKRIGVSAMRPEGKPFDPTLHEAVMREPSREHPEGTVLEELKRGYMLGDRVLRHAMVKVAAPPEDDGAPEPNPTNDVTDV from the coding sequence ATGAGTGATGAAACCATAACGAATGCTGCACCAGAGACTCCCGCTGAGGCGATCGCCAGTGAGGCAGCAGAAACCGCAGAAAGCCCGGAAACTGTTGAACCCACTGTAGAGGCGGCATCGGCTGCGGAGCCAACCACGGTCGAGGATCGCGCCGAACTGCTCGAAAAAATTGCCGCCCTAGAAGCTGCCCAAGTGAGCCTCTCGCAAGTGGTCGAGGAGCGCAACACCCAGTACATGCGCCTAGCGGCTGATTTTGAAAATTTCCGTAAGCGCACCCAGCGAGAAAAAGAAGAACTGGAGCTGCAAATTAAGTGCAAAACCATCTCAGAGCTACTGCCGGTGGTCGATAGCTTTGAATTAGCACGCACCCATATTCAAACCGCCACCGAAGCAGAAGAAAAAATCCATCGCAGCTATCAAGGGGTCTATAAGCAGTTGGTGGACTGCCTGAAGCGCATTGGAGTTTCGGCCATGCGGCCAGAGGGCAAACCCTTTGATCCAACCCTCCATGAGGCGGTTATGCGCGAACCTAGCCGTGAGCATCCCGAAGGTACCGTCCTCGAAGAATTAAAGCGGGGCTATATGTTGGGCGATCGCGTCTTGCGCCATGCAATGGTCAAAGTCGCGGCCCCACCGGAAGATGATGGTGCCCCGGAACCTAATCCAACCAACGATGTAACGGACGTATAA
- a CDS encoding BtpA/SgcQ family protein — MDLRTLFDTATPVIGVVHLLPLPTSPRWGGSLKAVIDRAEQEATALASGGVDAIIVENFFDAPFTKDRVDAAVVSAMTLVVQRLKNLVALPIGLNVLRNDAYSGLAIAACTGAQFIRVNVLTGVMATDQGLIEGQAHHLLRYRRELGQDIKILADVMVKHAQPLNTPNLSTAVRDTFERGLADGVILSGWATGHPPSEEDLSLACSAAKGQPLFVGSGASWDNAAQLVPYVNGVIVASSLKRNGQISQPIDPIRVSRFVEAWQRAQQNFQELRDRNGSPRSNLEPAAEASPLLLCD; from the coding sequence GTGGATCTCCGGACTCTCTTTGACACCGCCACCCCAGTCATTGGTGTTGTACACCTGTTACCGTTACCCACCTCTCCCCGCTGGGGCGGTAGCCTGAAGGCAGTCATTGACCGCGCCGAGCAGGAAGCGACAGCCCTTGCCTCCGGCGGCGTTGATGCCATTATTGTCGAAAACTTTTTTGATGCCCCTTTCACCAAAGATCGGGTGGATGCGGCGGTGGTGAGTGCCATGACCTTGGTGGTGCAGCGCCTGAAAAATCTGGTGGCGTTGCCCATTGGCTTGAATGTTTTGCGCAACGATGCCTACAGTGGCCTCGCGATCGCGGCGTGTACCGGTGCCCAGTTTATCCGCGTTAACGTCCTGACGGGGGTCATGGCTACCGATCAAGGACTGATTGAAGGCCAAGCCCATCACCTGCTGCGCTACCGCCGTGAACTGGGGCAAGACATTAAAATTCTGGCGGATGTCATGGTCAAGCACGCCCAGCCCCTGAATACCCCTAACCTGAGTACGGCGGTGCGGGATACCTTTGAGCGCGGCCTTGCGGACGGGGTGATCCTCTCCGGCTGGGCCACGGGCCACCCCCCCAGCGAGGAGGATCTTTCGCTTGCCTGTAGTGCCGCTAAAGGGCAGCCCCTCTTTGTTGGCAGTGGTGCCTCTTGGGATAACGCGGCACAGTTGGTGCCCTACGTCAACGGCGTGATTGTGGCTAGCTCTCTCAAGCGCAACGGTCAAATTAGCCAGCCCATTGACCCCATTCGCGTCAGCCGCTTTGTGGAAGCATGGCAGCGGGCGCAGCAAAACTTCCAAGAACTGCGCGATCGCAACGGCAGTCCTCGCAGTAACCTTGAGCCGGCGGCGGAAGCCTCACCCTTGCTCCTGTGCGATTAG
- the menD gene encoding 2-succinyl-5-enolpyruvyl-6-hydroxy-3-cyclohexene-1-carboxylic-acid synthase — protein sequence MLLTQNLNVFWASLLFETLHCLGLQTVVVCPGSRSGPLAVAAAAHPGLEAIPILDERSAAFFALGLAQQQGNPVALACTSGTAAANVYPAIIEASLSHLPLMVLTADRPPELRACQAGQTIDQVHLYGRYVREFRELRLPDLALLNYLRQTLSHCWHRCHWPDPGPVHLNLPFGEPLAPVVDATFIAPNLQEQDFSRLLRPPAPILTTPTLPWSEWQNQPRGLIIAGPSHTAHPHAYGAAIARLSAYLHWPILADALSPLRHWGCPHVIAHYDLLLRSPQIQAALRPNVVLQLGPLPTSKPLREWLQQSDPLIWCLDPVADNNNPLHGRSVTLAIDPAMVVPPADPVSVPTSYLEQWRSLDNEVAQALAMTLDPIDWRCDAKLVHRLSQWLPADTAVFVASSMPVRDVESVWPRSDRRYRFYFNRGANGIDGTLSSALGSAHRGQPTVLLTGDLACLHDTNGWLITPEFHGSLLVLLINNHGGGIFEHLPIQGFEPPFERFFATPQMVSFGSLAAAYDLPYYALEDWSELEQHLSALGKFKVRLVEFRSDRHRNAQWRQGVLARLSLNLTVPPSD from the coding sequence ATGCTGCTGACGCAAAACCTCAATGTCTTTTGGGCCAGTCTGCTCTTTGAAACCCTGCATTGCCTAGGATTACAAACGGTCGTGGTCTGCCCCGGGTCGCGATCCGGACCTTTGGCTGTGGCTGCCGCTGCCCATCCTGGCCTAGAGGCGATCCCGATTTTGGATGAGCGATCGGCGGCTTTTTTTGCCCTTGGCCTAGCCCAGCAGCAGGGGAACCCCGTTGCCTTGGCGTGCACCTCGGGCACCGCTGCCGCCAACGTTTACCCGGCCATCATTGAGGCCAGCCTGAGTCACCTCCCCTTGATGGTGCTCACTGCTGATCGGCCACCGGAATTGCGAGCCTGTCAAGCGGGGCAAACCATTGATCAGGTACATCTCTATGGCCGCTACGTGCGGGAGTTTCGGGAGCTACGCCTACCGGATCTGGCGCTGCTGAACTACCTGCGCCAAACCCTCAGCCACTGTTGGCACCGCTGCCACTGGCCGGATCCGGGGCCTGTCCACCTGAACCTTCCCTTTGGGGAGCCTCTCGCCCCCGTGGTGGATGCCACGTTTATTGCTCCTAACCTCCAAGAGCAGGACTTTTCGCGGTTGCTGCGCCCCCCTGCGCCCATCCTTACCACCCCCACCCTACCTTGGTCCGAGTGGCAAAACCAACCCCGTGGTCTCATTATTGCTGGTCCGAGTCATACAGCCCATCCCCACGCCTATGGGGCAGCGATCGCCCGCCTGAGTGCCTACCTGCACTGGCCGATTCTGGCGGATGCCCTCTCCCCCCTGCGGCACTGGGGTTGCCCCCACGTGATTGCCCATTATGATTTATTGCTGCGATCGCCCCAGATCCAAGCCGCTCTGCGTCCCAACGTGGTACTGCAATTGGGACCCCTGCCCACCAGCAAGCCGCTGCGGGAATGGTTGCAGCAGAGTGATCCGCTGATCTGGTGCCTCGATCCGGTGGCCGATAACAATAATCCCCTCCACGGACGCAGTGTCACCTTAGCCATCGATCCGGCCATGGTGGTTCCCCCTGCCGATCCGGTGTCTGTGCCTACGTCCTACCTAGAGCAGTGGCGCTCCCTCGATAACGAGGTGGCTCAGGCGTTAGCCATGACCCTTGACCCGATTGACTGGCGCTGCGATGCCAAGCTGGTGCACCGCCTCAGCCAGTGGCTACCCGCGGATACCGCCGTTTTTGTAGCCAGTAGTATGCCGGTACGGGATGTGGAAAGTGTATGGCCAAGGAGCGATCGCCGCTATCGCTTTTACTTTAATCGGGGTGCCAACGGGATTGATGGCACCCTATCGAGTGCCTTGGGGTCTGCCCACCGCGGCCAGCCCACGGTGCTACTGACAGGGGATCTAGCCTGTTTACACGACACCAATGGCTGGCTCATTACCCCCGAATTCCACGGCTCACTGCTGGTGTTGCTCATTAACAACCACGGGGGAGGCATTTTTGAGCACTTACCTATCCAAGGGTTTGAACCGCCCTTTGAGCGCTTTTTTGCCACCCCTCAAATGGTTAGCTTTGGTTCACTGGCTGCTGCCTATGACCTACCCTATTACGCCCTTGAGGACTGGTCAGAGCTAGAGCAGCACCTGAGCGCGCTGGGAAAATTTAAGGTGCGTCTGGTTGAATTTAGGAGCGATCGCCACCGCAATGCCCAATGGCGGCAAGGGGTGCTGGCACGGCTGAGCCTGAACCTAACGGTACCCCCGTCAGACTAA
- a CDS encoding YebC/PmpR family DNA-binding transcriptional regulator — translation MAGHSKWANIKRQKARVDAQKGKVFARLSRAIIIAARHGGGDPAGNFQLRSAIEKAKAAGIPNENIDRAIAKGTGTLDTDAPLEEIRYEGYGPGGVAFLIEALTDNRNRTAADLRAAFNKQGGNLGETGCVSWMFDLWGIVTVAAPEDEEAFLEALLAADVDTYDILEDVAEVRCPVPALEAVSTALMAHGYRVLETESRWVSLNTVELTDAETARRVLRLMEALENLDDTQSVATNAAMSDDLLALVDV, via the coding sequence ATGGCGGGTCACAGTAAATGGGCGAATATTAAGCGGCAAAAGGCGCGAGTCGATGCCCAAAAGGGTAAGGTGTTTGCGCGACTGTCGCGAGCCATTATTATCGCTGCCCGTCATGGGGGCGGCGATCCGGCAGGTAATTTTCAACTCCGTAGCGCCATTGAAAAAGCTAAGGCCGCCGGCATTCCCAACGAGAACATTGACCGGGCGATCGCCAAAGGAACCGGTACCCTTGACACGGATGCCCCCCTCGAAGAGATTCGCTACGAAGGCTATGGCCCGGGTGGCGTTGCCTTTTTAATTGAGGCATTGACCGATAACCGCAATCGCACTGCTGCAGATCTGCGGGCGGCCTTTAATAAGCAGGGGGGCAACCTTGGCGAGACCGGCTGCGTGAGTTGGATGTTTGACCTCTGGGGTATTGTGACTGTGGCTGCTCCCGAGGACGAAGAAGCCTTTTTAGAAGCCCTACTGGCGGCTGATGTTGACACCTACGACATCCTAGAGGACGTGGCCGAAGTGCGCTGCCCCGTCCCTGCCCTAGAGGCGGTCAGCACAGCCCTCATGGCGCACGGTTATCGTGTGTTAGAGACGGAAAGCCGCTGGGTCTCCCTCAATACGGTTGAACTGACGGATGCCGAAACGGCGCGGCGGGTGTTGCGCTTAATGGAGGCGCTTGAAAACCTTGATGATACTCAGAGTGTGGCGACGAATGCGGCCATGAGTGATGACCTACTGGCGCTTGTGGATGTTTAG
- the miaB gene encoding tRNA (N6-isopentenyl adenosine(37)-C2)-methylthiotransferase MiaB: protein MARRYYITTFGCQMNKADSERMAGVLEAMGLEPVTEPDQADVLLYNTCTIRDNAEQKLYSYLGRQAKRKHTDPNLTLVVAGCVAQQEGEQLLRRVPEVDLVMGPQYANRLGELLEQVWSGSQVVATEPLHIVEDITKPRRDSTVTAWVNVIYGCNERCTYCVVPGVRGQEQSRPPAAIRAEVEELAAQGYREVTLLGQNIDAYGRDLPGITPEGRRQHTFTDLLYYLHDVPGIERIRFATSHPRYFTERLIRACAELPKVCKHFHIPFQSGDNDILKAMARGYTRQRYLHIIETIRHYMPDAAISADAIVGFPGETEAQFQQTLDLVATVGFDQLNTAAYSPRPNTPAATWPNQVPEAEKEDRLQRLNHLVATIAAERSQRYLGRTEVVLVEGVNPKDERQVYGRTDGNRLTYLPGEIETLRGQLVPVQITEARAFSLTGVPLGSGSAVPAPLAAIGHCGGDRS, encoded by the coding sequence ATGGCACGCCGCTATTACATCACCACCTTTGGCTGCCAAATGAACAAGGCCGACTCGGAGCGCATGGCCGGTGTACTAGAGGCGATGGGCTTAGAGCCGGTGACCGAGCCGGATCAGGCGGATGTGCTGCTCTACAATACCTGCACCATTCGTGATAACGCTGAGCAAAAGCTCTACTCGTACCTTGGCCGCCAAGCCAAGCGTAAACACACAGACCCGAACCTCACCTTAGTGGTGGCGGGTTGTGTAGCCCAGCAGGAGGGGGAGCAACTGCTGCGGCGGGTGCCAGAAGTCGATTTGGTGATGGGGCCGCAGTACGCCAATCGCCTTGGGGAACTCCTCGAGCAGGTGTGGAGCGGCAGCCAAGTGGTGGCCACTGAACCGCTGCACATTGTTGAAGATATTACCAAACCCCGCCGCGACAGCACCGTAACCGCATGGGTCAACGTTATCTATGGCTGTAATGAGCGCTGTACCTACTGCGTGGTGCCGGGAGTCCGCGGTCAAGAGCAGTCACGCCCACCCGCCGCCATTCGGGCAGAAGTCGAAGAACTGGCAGCCCAAGGGTATCGGGAAGTCACCCTCCTGGGTCAAAATATTGATGCCTACGGTCGTGATTTGCCGGGGATTACGCCCGAGGGTCGCCGTCAGCACACCTTCACCGATTTGCTGTACTACCTGCACGATGTGCCGGGCATTGAGCGGATTCGTTTTGCCACCAGTCATCCCCGCTACTTTACCGAGCGGTTAATCCGCGCCTGCGCCGAGTTGCCCAAGGTGTGCAAGCATTTTCATATTCCCTTTCAGTCCGGGGACAACGACATCCTCAAGGCCATGGCGCGGGGCTACACGCGGCAGCGCTATCTGCACATTATCGAGACTATTCGCCACTATATGCCCGATGCCGCCATCAGTGCCGATGCCATTGTCGGGTTTCCGGGGGAGACCGAGGCGCAGTTCCAGCAAACACTGGATCTGGTTGCGACTGTTGGCTTTGATCAGTTAAATACCGCCGCCTACTCACCTCGACCGAATACGCCAGCGGCCACATGGCCTAACCAAGTCCCAGAGGCGGAAAAAGAAGATCGGCTGCAACGGTTAAATCACCTTGTGGCAACGATCGCGGCGGAACGCTCCCAGCGCTACCTCGGCCGCACAGAAGTGGTGCTGGTGGAAGGGGTCAACCCAAAGGATGAGCGCCAAGTCTATGGCCGGACCGATGGCAACCGCCTCACCTATTTACCCGGGGAGATCGAGACCCTGCGGGGACAGTTGGTGCCGGTGCAAATTACCGAAGCCCGCGCCTTTAGTCTGACGGGGGTACCGTTAGGTTCAGGCTCAGCCGTGCCAGCACCCCTTGCCGCCATTGGGCATTGCGGTGGCGATCGCTCCTAA
- a CDS encoding HAD family hydrolase has protein sequence MSVTLCCQRPEETVCFANVAAVIFDKDGTLANSARYLYQLAQARLRRIAAIAPGLEEPLRRSFGLSGQHVQPQGLQAVGSRQENLIAAAAYLAGQGYGWIQAREIAETAFREADCELSPKAPFTPPYPGVIDLVQRLNAAGVALAVLSGDRTAEVEAFLATYQLNGFFQIAMGSDRPPAKPDPTPLKKICAELKIPPAQTIVIGDADADGLMAQRAAAAGCIGVTWGWYPPPPLSYCQCTVAAPSQIQILC, from the coding sequence ATGAGCGTTACCCTCTGCTGTCAGCGTCCTGAAGAAACGGTTTGCTTTGCCAATGTGGCCGCCGTCATTTTTGACAAAGATGGCACCTTGGCCAATTCGGCCCGCTACCTTTACCAGTTGGCTCAGGCGCGACTACGGCGTATTGCCGCGATCGCCCCGGGCTTAGAAGAACCCCTGCGGCGCAGTTTTGGCCTGAGCGGCCAGCATGTCCAGCCCCAAGGACTCCAAGCCGTGGGTAGCCGTCAGGAAAACCTAATTGCTGCGGCGGCCTACCTTGCGGGGCAGGGCTATGGCTGGATCCAAGCGCGGGAGATAGCGGAAACTGCCTTTAGGGAGGCAGACTGTGAACTCAGCCCCAAGGCTCCCTTTACGCCACCTTACCCGGGGGTGATTGATCTGGTTCAGCGGCTAAACGCGGCTGGCGTTGCCCTTGCGGTTCTCTCGGGCGATCGCACCGCAGAAGTCGAGGCGTTTTTAGCCACCTACCAGCTTAACGGCTTTTTTCAGATTGCCATGGGCAGCGATCGCCCACCGGCCAAGCCGGATCCAACCCCCCTAAAAAAAATCTGCGCCGAATTGAAGATCCCCCCCGCGCAGACCATTGTCATTGGTGATGCGGATGCCGATGGTTTGATGGCGCAACGGGCGGCTGCCGCTGGTTGCATTGGTGTGACGTGGGGCTGGTACCCTCCCCCGCCACTGTCGTACTGCCAGTGTACCGTGGCTGCACCGAGCCAAATTCAAATTCTTTGCTAG
- the tadA gene encoding tRNA adenosine(34) deaminase TadA yields MAADMAEHEFWMHHAIALAEQAGLADEVPVGAVIVDANNTLIATGENRRQRDHDPTAHAEIVALRQAGQRLGTWYLNGCRLYVTLEPCPMCAGAIVQARIHTLIYGTPDPKAGAIDSVLHIPTSAAAFHRVQSLGGVLAERCCEQLQTWFRAHRQRQKQPP; encoded by the coding sequence GTGGCCGCCGATATGGCAGAACACGAGTTTTGGATGCACCACGCGATCGCCCTTGCGGAGCAGGCCGGTCTGGCGGATGAAGTCCCCGTTGGTGCCGTGATTGTGGATGCCAATAATACGCTCATTGCCACGGGGGAAAACCGCCGTCAGCGGGATCATGACCCCACCGCCCATGCGGAAATTGTTGCACTGCGGCAGGCGGGTCAACGGCTGGGCACGTGGTACCTGAACGGCTGCCGCCTTTACGTGACCCTAGAGCCTTGCCCCATGTGTGCCGGGGCCATTGTCCAAGCGCGGATTCACACCCTGATCTATGGCACACCGGATCCGAAGGCCGGTGCCATTGACTCGGTGCTGCACATTCCTACGAGTGCCGCGGCCTTTCATCGGGTGCAGAGTTTGGGGGGGGTGCTGGCCGAGCGCTGCTGTGAGCAGTTACAAACATGGTTTCGGGCGCATCGGCAACGCCAGAAGCAACCGCCTTGA
- a CDS encoding ribonuclease HII, whose amino-acid sequence MTVPSFIYETPYWQEGKMRVVGVDEVGRGCLAGPVVAAAVIMPANGAPIEGVRDSKQLSPRQRLRLFGLIQQQAIAIGVGVASVAEIDQVNILQATYRAMTRALGRVAPWDQALIDGKLTKTAPFERGMAIVGGDRYCYSIACASIVAKVRRDRFMVRLSRRYPAYGWERNVGYGTPEHRRALAQNGLTPWHRRSFLKSYGEQTPFLPSPEGAPCC is encoded by the coding sequence ATGACGGTGCCATCGTTCATCTATGAAACCCCCTACTGGCAGGAAGGGAAGATGCGGGTGGTGGGGGTCGATGAAGTGGGGCGGGGGTGCCTCGCAGGGCCGGTGGTGGCCGCCGCGGTGATTATGCCCGCCAACGGTGCGCCTATTGAGGGGGTGCGCGACTCAAAGCAGTTAAGCCCGCGGCAGCGGCTACGTCTTTTTGGCCTCATTCAGCAGCAGGCGATCGCTATCGGGGTGGGGGTCGCCAGTGTGGCGGAAATTGATCAGGTGAATATTTTGCAGGCCACGTACCGCGCCATGACCCGTGCCCTTGGGCGGGTGGCACCATGGGATCAGGCACTCATTGATGGCAAATTAACGAAAACAGCCCCCTTTGAGCGGGGGATGGCGATTGTCGGGGGCGATCGCTACTGTTACAGTATTGCCTGCGCCTCCATTGTTGCTAAGGTGCGGCGCGATCGCTTTATGGTACGGCTCAGTCGTCGCTATCCGGCCTACGGCTGGGAACGGAATGTGGGCTACGGCACCCCTGAGCATCGCCGTGCCCTTGCTCAGAACGGTTTAACCCCATGGCATCGGCGCTCATTTCTGAAGTCCTACGGGGAGCAGACACCATTTCTCCCTTCGCCTGAGGGTGCCCCATGCTGCTGA
- a CDS encoding phospholipid carrier-dependent glycosyltransferase → MPLGLVLLWLFALGTRLWGLDRFPTLVFDEVYFARFGRNYLAGVPFFDAHPPLGKYLIALGIWLRGEFDPWGYRWLNAVVGSFIPVAVALLAYLLTQRQRVGLLAGTFVALDGFFLVESRYGLINIYLVFFGVVAQVLWLWGQQQRGGGRWLLFLGSGVAIGACVAVKWSGLGFLLGLWLFWLLQRVRQRLSTYTVVQMLVVLPLVAFTVYSLLWLPHLALHPHSSLWQVHAQIFNYHRSVASTAHPYCAPWWSWPLMVRPLSYFFQRVQTLGEAVPGIGPPLPMAATHWVYAVHAMFNPPLLWLSTAAILAMIPLGGRSGQFLLLNYAANLLPWALVSRCLFLYHYLPAALYSFIALAVLGEGAWRSRRWGRSLSVLLLLLIVAGFLYWLPLYWGLPLTPAQFFQRMWWRSWI, encoded by the coding sequence ATGCCCCTTGGGCTGGTTCTGCTGTGGCTGTTTGCCCTAGGCACACGGCTGTGGGGTTTGGATCGCTTTCCTACCCTTGTTTTTGATGAGGTCTATTTTGCCCGCTTTGGCCGCAATTATCTGGCGGGAGTGCCGTTTTTTGATGCCCATCCTCCCCTCGGGAAGTACCTGATTGCCCTCGGGATTTGGTTGCGGGGAGAGTTCGATCCTTGGGGCTATCGCTGGCTGAATGCGGTAGTCGGGTCGTTCATTCCCGTGGCGGTTGCCCTGTTGGCCTACCTGCTGACCCAACGCCAGCGGGTGGGTTTACTGGCGGGCACATTTGTGGCCTTAGACGGCTTCTTTTTAGTTGAGTCCCGCTATGGGCTGATTAACATCTATCTCGTGTTCTTTGGGGTGGTGGCGCAGGTGCTTTGGCTCTGGGGACAGCAGCAGCGCGGTGGGGGGCGGTGGTTGCTCTTCCTTGGGTCGGGGGTGGCGATCGGTGCCTGTGTAGCGGTCAAGTGGAGCGGGTTGGGGTTCCTTTTGGGGCTGTGGCTTTTCTGGCTCCTCCAGCGAGTGCGCCAACGGCTATCGACTTACACCGTTGTGCAAATGCTGGTGGTGCTGCCCCTTGTGGCCTTCACGGTCTATAGTCTGCTGTGGTTGCCCCATCTCGCCTTGCATCCTCACTCTAGCCTCTGGCAGGTTCATGCCCAGATCTTTAATTACCATCGCAGTGTGGCCAGTACCGCCCATCCCTACTGTGCACCGTGGTGGTCATGGCCGTTGATGGTGCGCCCTTTAAGTTATTTTTTTCAGCGGGTGCAAACCTTGGGTGAGGCGGTGCCAGGGATTGGGCCACCGTTGCCCATGGCGGCCACACACTGGGTTTATGCGGTGCACGCCATGTTTAACCCACCCCTACTGTGGCTGAGTACTGCGGCGATCTTGGCCATGATTCCCTTGGGGGGGCGATCAGGGCAGTTTTTACTCCTCAACTACGCGGCCAACCTGCTGCCATGGGCGCTGGTGAGTCGCTGCCTTTTTCTGTATCACTATCTGCCTGCGGCGCTCTACAGTTTTATTGCCCTAGCGGTGCTGGGGGAGGGAGCGTGGCGATCGCGCCGATGGGGACGCAGCCTCAGTGTGCTCCTGCTGTTGCTAATTGTTGCTGGCTTTCTCTACTGGTTGCCGCTTTATTGGGGCTTGCCCCTCACCCCGGCACAGTTTTTTCAGCGGATGTGGTGGCGATCGTGGATCTAA
- a CDS encoding photosystem II reaction center protein K: MDAVVLVAKLPEAYAIFDPLVDVLPVIPVLFLALAFVWQAAVGFR; encoded by the coding sequence ATTGATGCTGTCGTTTTAGTGGCCAAGCTCCCCGAAGCCTACGCAATTTTTGATCCCCTCGTGGACGTGCTACCAGTGATTCCGGTTCTGTTTTTAGCGTTGGCGTTTGTGTGGCAAGCGGCTGTGGGCTTTCGCTAA
- a CDS encoding UDP-glucose/GDP-mannose dehydrogenase family protein has product MRVCVIGTGYVGLVTGVCLAHIGHDVMCIDNNTDKVKLLQQGESPIYEPGLTELLRGCIASDRIHFSSDLGAGVDFGEVLFIAVGTPSLPNGETDTRYVEAVARGIGAHLNLGYKVIVNKSTVPIGSGDWVRMIILDGVVEREPELADAIKAGATHPPLDFDVVSNPEFLREGSAVYDTFNPDRIVLGGSSRKALGIMQELYAPIINRKYAADPSLPPVPVLVTDLSSAEMIKYAANAFLATKISFINEIANICDRVGADVVQVAKGIGLDSRIGEKFLQAGLGWGGSCFPKDVSALIHTADDYGYDAQLLKAAVQVNQRQRILVIEKLQQVLKILKGKTIGLLGLTFKPNTDDLRDAPALNLIDELNRLGAKVKAYDPLVSQTGMRSGLSNVIVETDLRHLADGCDALVLVTDWPQFREVDYSEIAKVMHQPVIVDGRNFLDRKALEALGFRYVGIGH; this is encoded by the coding sequence ATGCGGGTGTGTGTCATTGGAACAGGCTATGTGGGTCTGGTCACAGGCGTGTGTCTGGCCCATATTGGCCATGACGTGATGTGCATTGACAACAACACGGATAAGGTAAAGCTTTTGCAACAGGGCGAGTCTCCCATTTATGAGCCGGGGTTAACGGAACTGTTACGGGGCTGTATTGCCAGCGATCGCATCCACTTCAGTAGCGATTTGGGGGCAGGGGTGGATTTTGGTGAGGTGCTGTTTATTGCCGTGGGCACCCCCTCCCTACCCAACGGTGAAACCGATACCCGCTATGTCGAAGCGGTGGCGCGGGGCATTGGCGCTCATCTGAACTTAGGCTACAAGGTCATTGTCAATAAATCGACGGTGCCCATTGGTTCCGGTGACTGGGTACGCATGATTATCCTCGATGGCGTGGTTGAGCGGGAGCCGGAACTGGCGGATGCCATCAAAGCGGGAGCCACCCATCCGCCCCTAGATTTTGATGTGGTGAGCAACCCGGAATTTTTGCGGGAAGGCTCGGCGGTTTACGATACGTTTAATCCGGATCGCATTGTGCTGGGGGGCAGTAGCCGCAAAGCCCTTGGGATCATGCAGGAACTCTACGCCCCGATTATTAATCGCAAGTACGCCGCCGACCCCAGTTTGCCGCCCGTCCCCGTCCTAGTGACAGATTTAAGTTCGGCGGAAATGATTAAGTACGCCGCTAATGCTTTTCTGGCAACCAAAATTAGTTTTATTAATGAAATTGCCAATATTTGCGATCGCGTCGGTGCGGATGTGGTGCAAGTAGCCAAGGGAATTGGACTGGACTCGCGCATTGGCGAAAAGTTTTTACAGGCAGGCTTGGGCTGGGGCGGCTCCTGTTTTCCGAAGGATGTATCTGCCTTAATCCACACCGCTGATGACTACGGTTACGATGCCCAACTCCTCAAAGCGGCCGTACAGGTCAACCAACGGCAACGGATTCTGGTGATTGAAAAACTGCAACAGGTGCTCAAAATTCTGAAGGGCAAAACCATCGGCCTGCTGGGGCTAACCTTTAAGCCCAACACCGATGATCTGCGGGATGCCCCTGCCCTGAACCTGATTGACGAACTCAATCGCTTAGGGGCAAAGGTGAAAGCCTACGATCCCTTGGTTTCGCAAACGGGGATGCGCTCAGGGTTATCCAACGTCATTGTGGAAACGGATTTGCGCCACCTAGCCGATGGCTGCGATGCTTTGGTGCTGGTGACCGACTGGCCGCAGTTCCGGGAGGTGGACTACAGCGAAATTGCCAAGGTGATGCACCAGCCCGTCATTGTGGATGGCCGGAATTTCCTTGACCGCAAAGCGTTAGAGGCGCTGGGTTTTCGTTACGTGGGAATTGGTCACTAG